A single Glycine soja cultivar W05 chromosome 14, ASM419377v2, whole genome shotgun sequence DNA region contains:
- the LOC114383484 gene encoding uncharacterized protein At5g39865-like translates to MWRPWGKSTVRIHSASSSPSSTFSCSSFKDIQTLCLDEPPQHHHHQLPSPSPTRKASVFHRVRLANSLLRTWSTHLHPQPPKLPRTLSHPDPPESEPDVVVSKPEPDVVVSKPEQQQQPAIYYFPGAEQRVVVYYTSLRVVRPTFEACKSVLSILRGFRVQIDERDVSMDSGFTAELNRIMGRPELGPGPSLPRVFIAGRYVGGAEELRQLNEVGELKKILLDLPAVDPTAECHVCAGHRFVLCDECNGSRKVYTEKTGFKTCNACNENGLVKCPSCFPSTSPPPILSSTTSKFNNEIQN, encoded by the coding sequence ATGTGGCGACCGTGGGGCAAATCAACGGTTCGAATTCACAGCGCGTCTTCATCACCCTCTTCCACATTCTCTTGTTCTTCCTTCAAAGACATTCAGACCCTTTGCCTCGACGAACCCCcccaacaccaccaccaccaactaCCCTCTCCTTCCCCCACTAGAAAAGCCTCCGTTTTCCACCGAGTCCGACTCGCCAACTCGCTCCTCCGAACCTGGTCAACTCACCTCCACCCCCAACCTCCCAAACTCCCCCGAACCCTCTCCCACCCCGATCCCCCCGAATCCGAACCTGATGTTGTTGTTTCAAAACCCGAACCTGATGTTGTTGTCTCAAAACccgaacaacaacaacaacctgcGATTTATTATTTCCCAGGCGCGGAACAGCGCGTGGTGGTGTACTACACGAGCCTGCGCGTGGTGAGGCCCACGTTCGAGGCGTGCAAGAGCGTGCTCTCCATCCTACGCGGCTTCCGCGTCCAAATCGACGAGCGTGACGTGTCCATGGACTCGGGCTTCACCGCCGAACTCAACCGCATCATGGGCCGCCCCGAGCTCGGCCCAGGCCCATCCCTGCCGCGCGTGTTCATCGCTGGCAGGTACGTTGGTGGGGCCGAGGAGCTGCGACAGCTCAACGAGGTCGGCGAGCTTAAGAAGATCCTCCTGGACCTGCCCGCAGTGGATCCCACCGCTGAGTGCCACGTGTGCGCGGGTCACAGGTTCGTTCTGTGCGACGAGTGTAACGGTAGCAGGAAGGTCTACACCGAAAAGACCGGCTTCAAAACGTGTAACGCGTGCAATGAAAACGGTCTCGTTAAGTGCCCCTCTTGTTTTCCTTCTACTTCTCCACCACCCATTTTATCATCAACAACATCCAAATTTAACAATGAAATCCAAAATTGA